The Candidatus Hydrogenedentota bacterium genome has a segment encoding these proteins:
- a CDS encoding type II toxin-antitoxin system VapC family toxin, translated as MILLDTNVVSELMRVPRSTRVDQWFSIQERTELAVCSISVAEIERGINRLPSGRRRDGLRTRFDTLVSLGFSTPILPFDNTSAREFGVLAARREKAGFNTSPLDLMIAAIALTHNAKLATRNTRDFEGCGVELINPWQETGPS; from the coding sequence TTGATATTGCTGGACACCAACGTAGTATCGGAGCTCATGCGTGTCCCACGGAGCACGCGGGTTGACCAGTGGTTTTCGATCCAGGAGCGCACGGAGTTGGCCGTGTGTTCCATCTCTGTCGCGGAAATCGAGCGGGGGATCAATCGACTGCCTTCAGGTAGGCGACGAGACGGATTGCGGACTCGTTTTGATACGCTTGTTTCGCTCGGGTTTTCCACCCCGATACTACCGTTCGATAACACTTCCGCTCGCGAGTTCGGCGTGCTGGCGGCGAGACGGGAGAAAGCAGGGTTCAATACCAGTCCTCTGGACCTCATGATCGCCGCCATCGCCCTAACCCACAACGCCAAACTCGCCACGCGCAACACCCGCGACTTCGAAGGCTGCGGAGTCGAATTGATCAATCCCTGGCAGGAGACGGGACCGTCCTGA
- a CDS encoding NAD(P)-dependent oxidoreductase, which yields MSLFPATIDTVEILEDLLSRPTAALVAMMGRVDGDTLFLGAGGKMGPTMARMAKRATEEAGMKRRVIAASRFSDARAEAELQAHGVETIRCDLLDPAQVTALPKVPNVVYMTGMKFGASGQAPLTWAMNTWLPSLVCQHFSESRIAAFSTGNVYGLTPLSLGGSVETDVLHPVGEYAVTAMGRERIFEYFCQTQNIPTSLLRLNYATEMRYGVLVDVARKVFAGEVVDVSMGSLNAIWQGDANAMSLLALEHASTPAWVVNIAGPEQISVRRAAETFGMLMGKEAIIEGNEAPDALLSNGQKGHALFGYPTVPLQRMLEWIADWVVRGGASLNKPTHFENRKGDF from the coding sequence ATGTCCCTGTTTCCCGCGACCATTGACACCGTCGAAATCCTGGAAGATTTGCTGAGTCGTCCCACGGCCGCGCTGGTGGCCATGATGGGCCGAGTGGACGGGGATACCCTCTTTCTCGGCGCGGGGGGCAAGATGGGGCCGACGATGGCGCGGATGGCGAAACGGGCGACGGAGGAGGCGGGCATGAAACGGCGTGTGATCGCGGCCTCGCGCTTCAGCGACGCGCGCGCGGAGGCGGAATTGCAGGCCCACGGTGTGGAGACGATCCGCTGCGATCTGCTGGACCCCGCGCAGGTGACCGCCTTACCGAAAGTGCCCAATGTGGTCTATATGACCGGCATGAAATTCGGCGCGAGCGGCCAGGCGCCCTTGACGTGGGCGATGAACACGTGGTTGCCGTCTCTGGTGTGCCAGCACTTTTCCGAAAGTCGCATCGCCGCGTTCTCGACGGGCAACGTCTATGGCCTCACGCCCCTGTCCCTCGGCGGCTCCGTGGAGACCGACGTACTCCATCCCGTGGGCGAATACGCCGTCACCGCCATGGGGCGGGAGCGCATCTTCGAGTATTTTTGCCAGACGCAGAACATTCCCACGAGCCTGCTGCGGCTGAACTATGCCACCGAGATGCGCTACGGCGTTCTGGTGGACGTGGCGCGCAAGGTCTTCGCGGGCGAGGTGGTGGATGTGTCCATGGGCAGCCTGAACGCCATCTGGCAGGGCGACGCAAATGCGATGTCGTTGCTGGCGCTGGAGCATGCGTCCACGCCCGCGTGGGTGGTCAATATCGCCGGACCGGAGCAGATCAGCGTGCGCCGCGCGGCGGAGACTTTCGGCATGCTGATGGGTAAGGAGGCGATCATCGAAGGCAACGAAGCGCCCGATGCCCTCCTCAGCAATGGGCAGAAAGGTCACGCGCTCTTCGGCTATCCGACCGTGCCCTTGCAGCGAATGTTGGAGTGGATCGCGGATTGGGTTGTGCGCGGAGGCGCAAGCCTGAATAAGCCCACGCACTTTGAAAACCGCAAGGGGGATTTCTGA